A segment of the Polyodon spathula isolate WHYD16114869_AA chromosome 1, ASM1765450v1, whole genome shotgun sequence genome:
CAACTGCTGAACTCATCTACCCCGGCTGGATGATGAGTTGGGAGGTTTGTAATGTAAAATGATAGCATAATagtgctttttcttttgtgcgtTTCTTTCCATACTTGTGTAATTTGTGTACAAGCAAATGACCCAAAGGATAGCCTTGTGAcaggaaaagaaaatattaatgaaaattTAAAAGTGTGTATTTAACAAACCTCCCAATAAATGAACGCCTCCTGTTCAACAAAGTTTGATACAGGCAAGCATCACAATCACATTTAACATCCAGAAatatcttaaatgtttttattaaattttttaaagctattgtttttttaaactatcacGTAAGCATCTTATCAGGGTCCACAACTAGGGTGAAGAGATTAGGGTTGTGCTATGTAGAgccaaaaaaaatgcaatacacacATCTGAAAACCGGCTTAACAATACAATCACATTTCTGTATTTACAGATtgcaaaaataaagatacattGCAATGCAACTAATGAAACTAGAGAGATGTGGAAAGAGTCTCTTTCATCTCAGTCTTACCAAAGAAGAAATACAACACACGCACACTTTGTAACAGCTTCACGACAAAGGTATTAAACTCCTGCAGCctgaaattattttcaaatttcCCTGTTAGAAACAGACAGACGTTTGCTTTTAAGCAATACGGCCACAAAAGGGTTAAGTATTTTTGGTCCCGGGCTTACAACTTTCACACTGTTTAACCTGTGACCACAGCTGCAGTAATGCTAGACATCACGAGACCAGCTTGAACTCAAGTTAAAAGCAATGCCATCTTAGTTATACCAGGTTAATGATATCACGGCCACACTGTGCTAGCACAACATTGCAAACTGAAAACTTCGACCAGCTTACCATTTAAAAGAATAatgtatttacagaaataaatcttgcactaaaacagcatcaatttttgCCAGtgacagaaaatatataaatatcaatatatacatatatacaaatatgaGTGGCCTGTatgcaaagcacttttttttttttttaattactacagTCAGGTTGCCAAGCAaccttttttaaacaacatttcaatatttttactgtacataCTAAAAATCCTTCTGGTGATCTATTTGTTAAACCCTGTATTTCCTCTATTTTATACCAGCtcaatttcaaaataacaaatcaTACTCTCTTCAAGCACTGTTTTATTTGTCGAAGAACAACTTTAATCTTTAGATAAATAACTGTGGCACAGAATCAGCTGAACTAGGTCGATAAACACCACTGGTTTCAATACTACTCAGGGCATGACAGGGCATGGTAAAAAAGATTTGCGGAGGTACTGTACTGCATGTACAAATCTTCTCATTTAGAATACCTGATGCACTGGTAAGTAGCTAGATGAATCTGCTTGTTAAGCAAGCTTTAGGTTAATCTTTATAATAAGCTTCTAGTAAAAGGAGCCGACAACCTTTTTGTAAAAAAGGGTTTAGCTGGCATTAGATTCTACtttgaatattaaaatgaatgtcatttacacatttaaattccTATAACTGTGGTGTCCTTTCTTTTTAGCAACaatttctgaaaacaaacaattcacAATATATTAAACGTTATTTCCTTAGTATTTTTTGTGGCTGTATTTGTTCCCTTGTCCTCCGAGTACCTTTACTCAATGTATCTGCTCACCAATATAGTtagcaaacaatatatttttccTAGAATTGCATTTAAGGTCAACTATGCCCCATGGTTTCTCCTTACAGCATGGTGCACTGCATACTGATCATATTGCACATTGGTTGTTAGTGGTAACAATGGAACTGTTTTCATGCCCATCTTCCACTGGAGACAAAGCTGCGGCTGAATGAGAAGCTGACATCGGCATTCTTGTGTTTTCCCCAGGCACCAAACGGGACTACAATGATTGTGCTGTTGTCTTCTGAACCATACTGAAGGGcctgtaaataaaaacacaaaaattgcTTAAAATTCCTAAGAAGTCCCAAAGAGCTAGTTACGGATTTCAGATGATCAGTCATTGGACAAAAGAACAATGGGCTAGATTTTTACATACAATTGTCGGTAGATTTGAAAtttagtgtgtttatttttacttttagaattataacaaaaaaaaaaaaaagagcgaatAAAACAGGAACCCAGTCGTAATAGGAGTTAAGACTAATGACTATTGGTCGTCACCGCGGCCACGGAAACCATGAATTTGGACATTTGTTTCCGCTCAGCATGAAAATAGGAAAGGAGCAGTTCACGTCTTTTGAATTGGTTTCAGTGTAAAGTTAAAGTGGTTAgcaaaaatcacataaaggtaaATACTTACACAGAACTACAAAAGTGGCCAAATTAAGTTCTAAGCAACGAGCAGAGCAATATCTCAAACAATTTAATGAAAGCGCAGGGAGCAGCTTTAAGTagaaacaaacttcaaattaacaGAAGTcttttgtgcagaaaatatacCTCTGTATACACCTGATAATGCAAAACTTAAAGCGAGGGCGGTTTACAGTTCTGCAGAAGCATGAACCCCGATTTGCAGCTCTTACAGTCGTTCCTGTGAGTTGCTTAACCTGTCAACAGTGTAAATGCAGAACCATCCTTCTAATCCTTTAATATACTTGTAATATCAAAACCACAGatgtgtttaaatagacattaacGAAAAGGATATAGTAAAATTctcaatttacaaccagaacatttattttaatctacATTTCGGACAAGGTAtatatgttaaaattaaaaggtaagcatattcctattatatattttttttgtttgtttgtttttaaaagtactgttaaaataaaaaaataaaaaaaaacaattgatgtTTTCTTTTGACTAGAAGCATgtgttaaagaaaacaattatatacacatgctaaatacattaaatatggtttactttgcacaaatactacaatattacaaaatattacattcataAATATATCTAAGTTCAAATCTTTGTAGCCATGACCATTCCATGAAATGGTCTATTTTTAGCTGTGACTGTACTGTGATTCCTAcatatttttactgtgaaaaaaatcaCATCCTTACTAATGCCCACTAAATAGGGAATGGCAGCTCAGCCACTAGTACAGTGGATAGCACACAACAGATAACCATGCATCTTTTGTTAACAAGCACATTCACAGCTCAGATAATTTATTTAGAAAGTGAACTGAGAATGATTACTTACTGAGACAAAGTCTAATTTCCTCAGTGTACCAAACAACTTGATGAATGACTCACACAGTTTAAGCCAAggatatgaaatgttttttttttcatatttaaaaaaaacaaacaaaacaaaacagtagatCTTACCAAAACAAGAGACTAGTAGATTAAATTTATCTGGCAAGAACTTCAAGAGACTAATCCAAGAAGCACATAAAAGAAAGAACTGTTCAGTTTGCATTCATTCTGGTGGTTAGACTACGCTAAAGTAACACCAAGACCTTGTGCACACGTACTGCCCAAAGACAAACATCTGCTAAACTTCAGTGTAGAACTGCAAATCCAAGGTCACCACCAAATTCCTGTGGAATCTCTATACTGCATCAATCCCCATCATCATCACTTTGAAAATGAATTACCTATAACTAAAGAGACTGAAcgcttttaattctgtttttaaacttgGAAGCTTTAATATCCAAACAAGCCACCAGCATTTAATATTTGGCCATCTATTATTTTCTGAGGTTTAACTATCGAGACaagttatatttttcagagtTATTTCCCCCCCCCACTAGAATTCCTAATTTAGATGCAAGTTGTTCCATATTATGTTAAGCATTATTGGTGCATTGCACAGTTTAATCAGTTAACTGTTTAACTTATATGCAGTACAAATAAACTGAATTAGTTTACTGAAATgctagtttttgtattttttttttttttttaattaaatgtggctTAGTAAACCTGTTTCTTGAGAAATTTGAGAGTATATTTCTATTtcacagacagaaagaaaaaacacaaaagcagacAAATTGATAAGCTAGATCTGGATAGCATCAGTCAGCCTTGTCTCATACCTGTTCAGAGATCACCTGAGCAGCTTCAAACGGATCATGGCACTGGTTGATGACATCACAGATCTCCTGACTGTTCATGATGAAATTGATCCCGTCTGTCGTCAGCGCCAGGAAAGAATCATAAGAATGATGCAGCTGAAATTACAGAAAAGTAAAGAACCAggtgtaaataactaattttgttgtaccttcttttccaaaggctagaataactATTTCGtcccttgagtgatatgtattgCCCTACATATCTTCAAATACACTGTTCAAAGCATCCATTTTTTAATAGTCGCcccttatgttttgtatttccCCCCCCCCGATTCCGATTTGGTTCTGCCCAATTGTTGCGTTTTAGTGAACTGTAAGCTTTCGGGACATGCTGcatcaattctaacataacactgaGACGGTCGAAAAGACACAAGACGGTGGTTGTGGTGAGGGGGGTTGAGATCCAAGCACTGCTCTGTAccctttttaaataaagaaagatgtAGTTTACTTGTTTGATAAAAAAATTTGCTTAGCACTTGTGAATagacaaaatgtattttggtttttTACAATACATAAAGCATTCCCATTACTATTACAATACTGTTCAAACATTCAAGTGTTGGAATGTACGTTAAAACCTTCTCTTATCAGACAAACATTATATTTGACTTACTTAAGCCCACCAACTTAGCTTGTTGTGTGGTGTGGAGACTAAATATAGAAGAGCTGTCACACCTTATTAAAGTCAGGGCTCCCCCAGTAGTCCTTGATCAGTCTatattcattgtttattttgtgttgttgctgtaCACACACTCATGATGAGGTACAGCTAACTTTAGACTGTGACTGAAGCCAGCAGCATTTCCTACCCCATTGCTGACCCAAGCGTCTGGTGATATACCACAATGCAGGACTGTTGTGTGTCCTGCCCTTTTACCAACAGTTCACATTGTCCAGACTTACATTAACCCTTTTTGTCTCCGGCTCAGCAATGACTCCTTTGTGCTTCAAGTCAAAATCTCCGATACTCCGTGTCATAGCAAGCCTGCCATTGACATTTGGCTGGCCAAGGCTGTTCCAGGCCACAAAACCACCACTTTTCTTTATCCTAGGAGACAAAAGAAGACAGCGACAGAAGTTAGAAATAGAAGTGAATAAAGCAATACtatatgacaaaaaaaagaactgaaggGTGTGCTGGTTAGCCATTTCTCTACCTTTCATTAGCTTCAATACTGTTTTCAATTAATAAGACCCATATCATACCCTCTCAAGGAAGTCCCTGGTTCATTATTACGAACCATTTGCTCCGAGAATTTAAACCGCTTCCTTCCTCCACCAGATCTGTGAGCTTGTTCTGTGAGCAGCACAATACTGTTACCagcagtccagataagctgcatacctaCAATTTTTACACTTTACACAATCTGAATTACgcactaaattaaaatgtaatgtgtaaaaatacacatagcaattCTGCTGTACAGCTTgcctaccacccccccccccctgccctaAAACATCCActgactacatttcccagaatacaatgtcttcatttACTAGGAatttgtacacaagaaaaaccaacacaacaaacattatccaatctctggctagccctgttgtctttgcagccaatcacagtaagaataaaaaaTGCGCTGAACCGATAAACACACACACGTGGTTgcacagtagttcaaagtaacactgcagttaaaatggaaggttcttttttaatttaaaaggatGCACAGTATATAAAATTGAGAGCAATGTTACATTttacccccaaaaaacacattttactctctcagtgttaaaattagagggtaagttactcccagacccaaaaccttatctagAGCGCTGACTGGAGCTGACCATTTTTTTCAATGGGCTTGACACAAACAAGATTGACAATATTGTTAAAAGTTTTTAGTAACTACAACTTCAGTTGTAAAATAGTCAAAGACTGAAAACAGGACCCATGCAAATCAAGTGGAAGCAATGACCACTATTTAAATTTTTCACAGTTcaggagcaagggctgtgtgGAGGAGCACCTTGCGAAACTGATAGTAGGAGcgaagtgctttgtgacttagagATTGATTTGAGATTACATGGTTTTCTCCTTGGGTCGCGGAGAGCCAAGTTCACGGAGGTGATATCGAACCGATTGGCCTCCAAAACTGGGAAGCAATCTacacttcccccaaggggaatctagaggtgagagaatgggaaaAAGAAAGCGAGTTAGGAtaggtttggccgggggtcctcTTGGGCGTGCGGATAACCTTACTGGCGGAGGAAGAGGTCAGCGCAGCTGGgtctctaaggttgggaagtgagcttcactccACCCTCCCAGAGGGAGAATGCTGCAGAGGTGGAGCAGCAAAATAGAAAATAGCAGACTGGAGGAGGAATGGAGAATGGTAGAAAACAAAAAACGCAAGACAGAGAGCAAGTgcatgacttggggtttaaataggggtttAGCAGATATTACTGGCAGGATGGAATTTAGCAAATATTATTGGCAGGACGTAATGGCCCCGAACCACAAAAAGGTTACAAGAACATCAGGCTTGTACTGACGTGATTATCAATGAGCAGGACAGCAGACCAACAGGGTGTGGCTGAACATGTGAAATTAAGTCCACTATATGATTTAGTAAGGCAGTAAATGTTTATTCACTACAGGAAAAATACAAATCCTAAACTGTATAGTATTTTACAAAACGTTTAACccaaaatgtactgttttgagGGTGTTGCATTAATTATCTCATCATAATTTATAGTATATTAACGCTCTCATCCACTGCAATTGAGCACATTACTATGTGATATTTACAACACAACTAGAAGCCACATGAACAACTCCTGCACATGCTGTGGAAGTTTAGGAAAAACAGCTTGGATTTTCCACTTTAAATTAATAAGATTTGTTTAAAATTCTcctttgtttaaattatataccCCAGGAACGTGCAGTATATAATATGAAGTGTGATCATTACAGCATAATGTTTTGAACATACTAAATTAGTCATCCTGCCTTATCATAATGCCACAGTGGAAGATATGAGCCTGGTTTGCCTACATACCTTTCCTTCTCATCTTTCCGCTCAGGAGTGTGGTCCACCGTCAGCTTGCTGGCCTTCCCCTTCCTGGACAGCATGGCCCGGCTGTCGCCCACACTGGCTACGACCAGCTCGATCCCGTCACGCAGCAGGGCCACCGTCGCTGTGGTGCCAGCGCACAGCAGGGAGGCTACAAGCACCAGGAAACACACATGCGTCAGTGTACCACCCATGCTCAGACAACCCATCGCATACAATAAAACCTGGCATagacattttggtttatttaaataaaaagggacatTTGGTTTTAAATCAGAACACTACATCTGCATGATTTCTACTGCTAAATAATTCATTACACGGCATGCATGTCTTGGTTAGAAAAGACAGGTTTACAACAAGGTTAAATGCAGAACTTAGGATCAGGTAAAAGACAACAGCAGCAAGCATTTGATTTGAAAGTTCCGTTTCTTATTTCTTCAGGCTTAAGCCAACACATTTTCAGAATTGTTGTATTCATGTTCAATAAGAACTGTATGTCTAAAAGATAATGAAAATTACTGGGACATGCATATCTTTGAAAAGGACACAAGCAGAATATTTTTATCCTTTTAGCATTGAGTTAAAAGCAGGCACATGTTGAAAAGAGTGGTGGTTCAGTCCAGAAATACTACATACATAAATGCACGCCAGATATTTATTAACCTCTGGTGTTTTTATATAGGTCAAGGTGTTATAACACGGAAATCTATTTTAGAATTATATTTACCACTACAAACAGTAAATCAAGGAGGGGGAGAACAGAAATCCACTGCGGTCTGCTACTAAAATGAGGTCAGAAGTGGTAATATCCACATCTTGAGGATTTATCCCAAGGACAAATCCACCACAGAAGTGACTTGATTTGAGACGTGTGCAGAAATACATAAGAACTGAGAGAAATTAACTACATCCACAATCTAAGTGCAAAAAAGGTgtttgcttctgttttttgtGCCAATATGGATGAGACTTCACATAAATCTAAAGGCAGGTGCTTAAATAGAACAGAAGACAGTCAAACTGAAGTCCTAATGCTCAAATTATTACAGGAGGAACTTTTGTTACCTTCACTGCACAACATTCTTGCCCAAAGCCAAGTAAAAGATCAAGCTAACTGACATGAAGCCATCTTGTTAAGTGGACCTAGATTGAAATGAGCAATTAATAATCGAAACAGGGTTTCTTTTGAAATAAGCACCCATAGTAAGTACTATACAATGTTAACAATGGCAATAACAGCGACACTCTCACTCAATAAATAAGAGAGAAAGATGAACAGGAAATAAAACAGGCTATCATCCAAGGGTAGCTTGGTTCTTTTTATAAGAGCAACaaacgattaaaaaaataaagtggatTGATGTCATAGAAACTGCCAATTGCCAATACTTCATTGCTTATTCATAAAGCTTTATACTCATCCTTTAAGAAATCACATTCTTCAGACGtattcaaaatgtataaaatgtgtggGCACCAGGAACTGGAAGTAAAACACTTCAGAAAACAAAGGACTTCTTGGTACTGGTCTAACAGGGAAGGCA
Coding sequences within it:
- the LOC121320892 gene encoding protein phosphatase 1K, mitochondrial-like, with amino-acid sequence MSAAALLNLVRSGGFQVRRRVLLTSRVLNDDKRLFRTSSTPELSSSRFDPDSSGRPTTWDNFGIWDNRIDEPIHLPSSIKYGKPIPKVSLSKVGCASQIGKRQENEDRFKVAQMTDNILYFAVFDGHGGPAAADFCDKYMEKYIVDCIAEEDNLELVLTKAFLEIDKALAKHINLSANASLLCAGTTATVALLRDGIELVVASVGDSRAMLSRKGKASKLTVDHTPERKDEKERIKKSGGFVAWNSLGQPNVNGRLAMTRSIGDFDLKHKGVIAEPETKRVNLHHSYDSFLALTTDGINFIMNSQEICDVINQCHDPFEAAQVISEQALQYGSEDNSTIIVVPFGAWGKHKNADVSFSFSRSFVSSGRWA